In Plasmodium vinckei vinckei genome assembly, chromosome: PVVCY_06, the genomic window ttatttgctttatttttatcctcattttcttcgtcattttcttcttcattcTCTTcctcattttcttcatcatcGCTATCTTTGTCTTCCCTTTCATCGGGCTCACTATCTTCTTTTCCATCATCACGATCactatcattattatcatcacttcctttttttactttaatATCTTTACCTGACATATTATCTCTACTGTCTTTTGATTCATTTTCATAGGAATTATTTACACTTGAGTTGCTACTTCTACTTGATCCACTTTTATCTGTATGccctttttcttttccatCCCCGTCTTGATCAGCtgcacattttttttcattttctgtGGATTCACTATTAGTAAAATGAATCATTGTGGGTTCACCTATAGATGGAGTAGCAGAATCTAATGATTTATCTCCCTCAACATCTGTCGATGGTTTTTCTTCTGTTTCATCTGAAATATCtcctaatatatttttgtctccattatttttctcttcTTCAATATcagttttaattttaaaaatctGAGCATTATCAACTATATGTATTGgtgtataaaaattcaattCTTTATcagtattttttaaataaaatacattatttttttctaatttattattgtaacaattattaatttctaaattataaatatttgatcttgtttctttattattttttattaaattaaatgcattgattttattttctttatctaTTTCTTCTGTAATTGGTAGTTTgcttaattttatatctcCACCCACAGaaactttatttatttcatttttatgattCTCTGATGTTTCATTATCTGtctctttttctttaataagttcatcattattatcttcTGTTTGTTCATAGCTCGATtgattgtttttttcaaaatcatCCATACCAATGTTTATTCGTTCACtgtcttcttcttcttcttcttcctcAGAAATATCATCATCCTGATTTTCTTTAACTACTTCAGTTTCTCCATGCATACtatttaatacatattcgtttttataaaacatgGCATCAATTTCCTTTGAGCTTTTATTTCCgccatataatttattgtaattaaaatttattgaatattctttattacgatctctttttcttttttttttttcaaggaaatttttaaattttttgttcatattcTTTGTCAAAATAAATGAGTTTTTATCATCTTCAACAAATGAACCATATATATTGTCTATTTCGatgttttgaaaaaaattattattatggtTATCATCAAGATCATAATTACTATCATCTGTTGTGTCTGTATTATCTCCAATATAAtgatttttaaatatatttggtttgtttattattttgccATTAcctaacatatttattttcccGTCCAAAGAGGTGTTTGAGCATGTCCGAGGTTTTATAtaagtatttttataattttcacaAAATTCAAatccatatttatttttatattgttcattacattcaaataaaaaaacatcatCATCAGATATATTCATCATTGATaaattatgatttttttttttttttgtatattccTCTAATAAGTCTTCATATCgtcttttatttaaactatttttttttcctttattattaaatttgtttaaataattttttaattgagtcgtcttttttttcacaatcATTTTTGGactatttaaattgttgctattataaaaatcagaatttattattgtataaTCAATTTCTGGATCGCTATTAAAATggttattttcattttcccAACTTTGGCTAGCTATCGATTTTAATTGATTCcaattcatattattttttaaaaaaaattcttgatttatttcattataatcatcatcattattatttatctcattatttaaaaaatacaaaactttattttttttaatatttgcagccattcttttgttttttttgtattttatttattttttttttgtatttttttttattttttttttctccgCGCCTTGTTATCACACACATTCGATTTCAGCAAATATCTTCGTTATATATACATCCAATATTTCAatagtatattatatattttatttttacctttttcaaatgtatatttatttagaaatatatgcaatacCTGTGATATTAAGCAATATGCATAATtgtcataatattttaatggaATATTGCATACACATACATGCTGGTATGAATTATACATACGGGGGGtatcttttatatattttttattcacgTAACAAAATTTAAGTTGCTAATAATTTAACCTTGATATCTTTCTTATGCATAcgcacaaaaaaaaataaaaaaaataaataaataatacaagcaaataaatatataataaacgAATAAAATTCCGAAatgattttaaaatatataaattttaaaaacttAAAACACAAATTGTTTAATACATATCTAGATTaaccatttttaataataaaaaatatgtatgctTATATAAGTAGGTATACACATATTATAGTCAtatctttttatatcaCATTCCTATGCATacatcatatttatatatgcatacaaaaaatggaatatcGAAAAATAACCAACGAAAAAAACTGTTGAAggacaataaaaaaaaatactaataatttatgttgCCATATCGTACAAAATGGGTGGTTTGTTTTTTAGTGCATTGTGTATATtagatatatttgtaaGCATATGCATGCAAGTGTGCATAtcaatttatttacatatatttatgtatgtatattatgtattatatattgtttataattatagtaatacttttttgtatttattcattatcCATAAAATAAGAGGCATTTCTCTCataaatgtaaatacaTAAACAGGATTATTATagttgaaaataaaaatatataaaacaaaaataaacacaataaaacataaaccAAATATTacacaataataatacatatgaaaaaaatatatttaaataaaataacttGTTAAACTATTTTTGCATGtggttattttatttatttttttttttaaataataataaaagaaatatatatttttactattacAGAAATTGTTTCACTTTAtagaattatattaatatgcatacacaGTTTTTATtggcattttttataagaaagttgtatttataaaatgggTGATACATACAAAAGAtatcaataatattttcaaacaaTTCAGTGTATCCAAAACTAGAAATTTAGTTATTTCCACAtttagtttattttttattcatttatttgtgACGTATTTATTTgacaatatttattttgtttattaattttttttattaacttttttattaaattattatattactatttCTTTATCACTCTTATgagtaataaatttaatttccttttttccATTCCcacttaaaatttttttcgattttttaCATTCACACTTACTATTTATCTCTTTTTCAATTTCGAAAAATTTCTTTGATTTTATACTCTTTTTACCACaccttaaaaaaattaaataaaaatgtgtataaaaattataatccCTATTTCCTTAAAACTTAATAGAgagtttttattttatattgccATTATacgaaataattatatttttcataaaataacaatattttcgttttctatattataagcaaatcaaaagaaaaaagcacacacataaatattggaaagttttaaaaaaaaaataagagaaacaaaattataagtaaaacataataaaaccataataaaacataataaaacataattaaacataattaaacataattaaaaatattatatatataaataactaTAGTGCATTgcctatatataaagatttttttttgaggGGGGGGGGGACTTAATATTTAGAACTTTTCAAATGCATTTCTATGAAttagtatataaaatatatttaaacacTATTCATCgaatttaaagaaaataaaattacttttgtaaaaaggatattaatattttaaataaacctttttattcattaaaaagtgctattttttttgtttttaatattttcaacacttttttttttttattattttttttttatccctTACTATCTATACTTAATAAATAgcaatatatacatatctatctatatatataaataaatatattatttttttaacaaattttGATAGTTGTgtgtaataattttctatataaagAGAGTTTATTATAGATAAAATTTTAGCGCTTTTAATTACTACtcttaatatatgtatatatttaagttttgtaaaaatatcaatATTAGTACCTTGTAAAAGTCTAAGACATAGCACATAAACTAGTTaaggtttttttttttaatttttattttatatgctaagaatataataatttgataaaagaaaataaaaataaaaatggtattTAAGATAGTAACACcgttaaatatatattataacaagtttttttgatttattatttttttttttaattaactTATTAAATAGTATTATGTGTGTAAATAAGATTTGTATATAGCCttgttatataaatattactgttgtatatataataaaaaaaaataaataaatatatgtgtgtgtgtagatatgcatataattaaCTAACACATTATTAATTCAAAGTATTGCAAAATATTGCATACCCCATTTTGCTATGTTgcaaatgtatataataatcatttttaaacaagcatcaaataaaaaaaaaaattaattaatttttagtgataatttataagctttttattttatttttttgatattaaaCAGTTATGTgtagaagaaaatattaaagatCTAGAAAAAGGtgattaaaaaagaaaaaaaacaactaCAATACAGTAAGTAAGTAAGTAAGCAAGTAAGTAAGCAAGCAAACCATCCAAACATATTCATTGACAACtacacatacatatattatgacGGTAGAATTAATTGCAAATTTAGAAAATCATAAAAGACGAATATGGAGTATTTGCTGGAGTCCGGATGGCAATTTTCTCGCGTCTGTTGGCgcagataaatatataacaatatggtataaaaaaaatattaacaaaactgaaaaagaaagtaataatagtaatacaAACAAATCTGGAAAATATGACaagtttgaaaaaaaatataatgaaaaatatgaaatcgAATTTGGTATACATGATATAATCGAAACAAGTCATGAAAAATCTTTGAGACATATCGAATTTTCGAAGGATgggaatttttttattgtggCCTCTTTTGATTCAAAATGCTCAATTTATgtcaaacaaaaaaataataaatggaaattttataaaactttAGAGGGACATGAAAAGGAAGTTAAGTGTGCCTCTATTCATCCAacgaataaatatatagttaCTTGTGGTCGAGATAAAAGTATCTGGGTACATGCAAAAAGTAAAGGAGTAGTTTCCAATAACAACTCCTTAAATACAGAAGTAAATCCCACCCAAAATAATGAGCAAGCAGATAAAACCATGCATAATTCGGAACACACAGAAATATTAAATCCAAATGAATGCTCAGaagaaaatacaaataaattagataataatgaatcatttgattttaattttgatgCTTATTTAACGGCACATAATgaagatataaaatttgtgaCATGGTGCCCATTAAGTGAAACAACTTTTATTTCTCTTTCTTATGataattcattaaaattatggagtaaaaaaaatgatgaatgGTATTGTATACAAACAATAAATGAACATAAATCGGTTGTTTGGTGTGCTGCATTTAATTTTGATGGCTCACAATTTGCTACATGTTCAGACGATAAGTCAATTAGAATATGGGAaagtgataaaaaaaattcatacaACCAATTCAAATATCCTTTTCTTTATcgtcaaataataaaagatgaacaaaataattcattttattttgatatgAATGACGAATCTCTATCTTTTTCAAGCAACAAAGGAAATGATCCACAAACTAAATCAGAATATCAATACAATCTTAACAATGAAAAGTTAGCTAGTCTCGGTCGTGCAGAAAGtgataaaaatgcaaaagCATTATTAAACatgtatacaaaaaataatttccttcccttatattttcaatatggAATGTTCAAAACTGTTTATACATATCCCAATGgaaataatcaaaatgatAAGAAAGGAACAGAATATGAAGATAAAGGTGAACAGGAAACTGAAAACAATCATACTATCACgtcacaaaaaaaatggtcTATCGGAAATACTTCTGAAAattctttaaataaaacaaatgaattGACATATGATGGAGAAATAAATTCTGAACATATAGaacaaacaaattatttacccattaataatatacaaaatataaataaaaaagaaaaatatttacaaaatattgtttttgATGATTGGAAAGTAAAACATATCATAGAAGGCTATCATAAAAGAAGTATTAGTTATTTAGATTGGAATGTTTTTGAAGATCTAATTGCAGCATCTTCATTTGataattctttaaaaatattttcaaaaaataatcaatcATGGGACTTAGTAGAAAATGTTGAAGATGCACACATAAGTGATGTTAATTGTGTGGTTTGGTGTCCacaaaaatatcaaaatgATTTTCTTCTCGCTACAACAGGCGATGATTGtgtaattaatatatggatgtataaaaaagaataattttttttttttttttatcttaatCTGATTCAAtttgtaattttaatttgcatatatgcatatttaattCAAATTTGCTTTCCTTTATCCTTTGTTTcgtttttgtattttttatttgcttaTTAAActttctattttatttttcaaaactatttttttcaattttattcttaCACACCGTCTCAACATTTGTTTTTCTCAAAACTCTATCCATGCTCATGCTTATAAACTTATTACACAAACAATgctacatatttatacatcTCCATTCTTACAATTTGAGAACGAGACTgtgttatataattaatatataaaattatgtcTACAGTAGCTAACCAATTTATTCTCATtcataaacatatttatgcataattaaaaagtgCCTTAATCTTTTAACGCACTTGTgttatatatcatattagggaaaaatattacattaaacaaaaattacaaaatttgctacaacaatttttttcattcaaaagaaaatatgcatatatatatattcatattgcttatgctttattttttaagcaAAATTAATggcataaataaaaaataagacaATAATTTCTTAGCCATtcgataaaaaatataattttcttattacaaaatatttttttatgtttattagtgaaaaaacaaaataataaaagaatgtaaacaaaatatgtaaaaaaaattattaaaataaatattctacaattttaatatccATTATAGGCACcactatattatatatgcgtatatttttttttgtaaaaataatatttatataaatataaaatgaagGCATGTATACACACTATATTGATAAACAATAAATCGAAACAAATTTCTACTATTACtacataattaaaaaaaaatgataaactatataattatatttatttaagtaaacataaaaaaataaaaaaaaaattgcatttatgatttttatatatgatggGCACATAATAGACAAAGcggattaaaaaaaaaataaatatatcactACTTTAGTATTGTttgaaaaatgataaaatcaAATTCCCGAAGTAACACAggtataaaatattcatataaagattgttcatattatatatctcATAATTTACA contains:
- a CDS encoding cytosolic iron-sulfur protein assembly protein 1, putative → MTVELIANLENHKRRIWSICWSPDGNFLASVGADKYITIWYKKNINKTEKESNNSNTNKSGKYDKFEKKYNEKYEIEFGIHDIIETSHEKSLRHIEFSKDGNFFIVASFDSKCSIYVKQKNNKWKFYKTLEGHEKEVKCASIHPTNKYIVTCGRDKSIWVHAKSKGVVSNNNSLNTEVNPTQNNEQADKTMHNSEHTEILNPNECSEENTNKLDNNESFDFNFDAYLTAHNEDIKFVTWCPLSETTFISLSYDNSLKLWSKKNDEWYCIQTINEHKSVVWCAAFNFDGSQFATCSDDKSIRIWESDKKNSYNQFKYPFLYRQIIKDEQNNSFYFDMNDESLSFSSNKGNDPQTKSEYQYNLNNEKLASLGRAESDKNAKALLNMYTKNNFLPLYFQYGMFKTVYTYPNGNNQNDKKGTEYEDKGEQETENNHTITSQKKWSIGNTSENSLNKTNELTYDGEINSEHIEQTNYLPINNIQNINKKEKYLQNIVFDDWKVKHIIEGYHKRSISYLDWNVFEDLIAASSFDNSLKIFSKNNQSWDLVENVEDAHISDVNCVVWCPQKYQNDFLLATTGDDCVINIWMYKKE